The genome window AGCAAATGTTACGAGGCTTTGGTCGTATTATGCCTCGTAACCGAGTGCTTGCCGCGCAGGTATGGAGTGAGATGAATGAGCAAATCTCCAATTACATACGTGGTAAAGCGCTGGAAATTGTCATTGTTGGTGTCGCCACTTACATTACCTTTGCGGTATTAGACCTTCGCTACGCGGTATTGTTAGCGGTAGCGGTTGGGGCATCGGTCCTGATCCCGTATATTGGCGCCGCTGTGGTCACCGTGCCAGTGGCGATTGTAGGGTTATTTCAATGGGGGCTAACCCCCGAGTTTTATACGATGATGATCGTATATGGGATTGTGCAAATCATTGATGGTAATGTGATCGTACCCATTTTATTTTCGGAAGCGGTCAATCTGCATCCGGTCGCCATCATTGCTGCGGTCTTAATTTTTGGCGGGCTATGGGGGTTCTGGGGGGTCTTTTTTGCCATCCCATTGGCTACGTTGGTCAAAGCGGTATGGCATGCTTTGCCAGCGTTCGAGGACTCTGGGTATCATTCACCGACAGAAGAATAATTGAGATTTATTGAGATAACCAAACAAAAAAAAGCGCCTGATGATAGGTAATGCTTGTAAGTTAAGAGGCATTTAACATCTTTTAGAAGGCCTGGTCGCATAGCGACTGGGCCTTCTTTTTACTGCTCTTGGATAGCTTCGTTCTCTCCTTTCTGGCAGCGTAAAACTCTCAGCCATATCTAAGATGTAATTCATCACCTCCGGGACCCTTCCCGGTGCCACTGACGGCAGTTGCTGTAATTGCCCTATTAAGAACAACGAAGCTTGTTTGAACCCTATCTGGTAAGGCATGACCTTGTTTTGATCGTAAGCCATTTGGCACATCAAGAACCTAAGTAAGTTGTAAGCCAGCAGCATGCCCCATAATTCTTGTTCTACTAGCTCAGGCTTTTTACTTCTTAGGGTTAGGGTGTTTTGCAGCATATATTGCTTCATTTCTCGATAACCAAGTTCGATTTCCCACCGATGGCTATATAGCTCGGCTATGTCTTGCCCTGGGTAACGCAAGGGATCTGTCATTGAGGTTAATAACCGAACTTCCTTCCCCTTTATCGTCTTGGTGATTAATCGAGCCTCGAGTGTTTCTGGTGCATCGTGCCACTTCTTCTTCGCTTGTGGGGATAGCGTTAACTCAACCAGCTCTTGACCACGTCCTAATTGGCGAAGTGTCGTGTATTGCGCCCCTTTACGCATGGGAATTAGCCAATGTCTTTCTGTCCCTGTTGTCTGCCAACGGTGTAAAAGCCCTAGCGCATAAAAACCTCTATCGAAGATAGTCAGGCTATTATCTGGTGATTGCTCTATGAGCTCCGTTGTTAGGTCCACTTCACTTGTTGATGTGGAATCGAACGAAGCGCTATTTAGAAGATGACTAGTCAGTTCCATGTGGCAGACCATGCGCACTTGAGGATATTCGGACGAGCACTTTTGATTCCGAGTCCGACTGAATGTCTCACCGTTTTCTTTCGTATCTGGCGTTCGCCAGACGACGCCGTCGACAGCATGAAGCGTGAGTCCATGCCAGTCTGGATGAGGCGTTTTATCATGCCAAATCTTCTGTGTTTGAGTAAAAACGGATTTCATGACATCGGAGCCCAACCGTTGTCTGGCTTGGATGACGGCACTTGGAGCAACAAATGGCTTCTTACCTGGAAGGAGGATATCCAGTTTCGACACAACTTTCTCCATAGACAAGTGACGATATAAAGACATCCCAACGACACTCCATACCATCATCTCCATAGGCAATCTTCGTCTACGAACTGTGGTAATTCCGGTATCTTCTAAACATTGCGAAATGAGTTCAGGGGAAAGTAGGTCAGATAACCCCGAAAGTTGTTCAGCAGAAAATTTGTGTACTTGGTTAAGTGCTTGTCTTAAAAACATAAAAAAATCCGAGTGCATGAATACACTCGGATTTTGACACGTTAGATGGATCCTTCAACCGATCATTTTAGTCTTAACTGATCGGCATTACCTGATGATAGGCGCTTTTTTAATGGTTCAGGGCGTGTCTGTTGCCTTATGCCTTACTGAGGAAGGGATAGGACTTACGCGTTTTCGTTCAAATAATTTAACACGACGTCGTGATGGTCTTTGGTCTTGAATTTATTAAACACATGTTCAATATTGCGATGTTCATCAATAAGAAAACTGGTTCTCACGATGCCCATATTTTCTCTACCCATGTTAGTACACCCTTGGAAATATGCTAAGACATAAATTTTGACGATTCTTAATAAAGTCTATCTTTAACAATGAGTTAAGTTAATAAATTTCTTGTTTAAACCCTAATTATAGCAGTTGTCATATTTTTTTGTAAATTGGGCTATTTTTGACGCTTTTCCAAGCGAAAACTTGTCATAAAAAGTTTAGGTGAAGTTATAAAATGGGGCTTATTGTCATTGCGACAAAGTCGCTCGGTGATCACACACACGGATTTAGCTTTGTAAATCATTTTTGGACAAAAGTTACTTAGAGTAATCACTTAAATTAGGAAAATGCGGATAACTTTAGATATGGAAAAGTCGCTTAGTGAAGTGTCTAGTTTCGCTGGTGCAGATCACTATACTGAAGCACAGCAGGTGTTCGAGCATAAACTCGTAGCAATCTACTTTAGATTCTTCGCGAAGTAGGTGGCGGCCTTTTTTACAATTTCTAGCTCTTCTGCTTGCTCAGCCAACTGCCTTTTGAGCTTGGCAACCTCTGCGGCTAGCTCTTGCTCTCGCTGACTAGTACTGGTGTCTTTCTTCGAGTTCTTCCGCCACCCGTAGATTTGAGATTCATGTAAAGAAAGCTATCTTGCTGTCGCAGCTACTCCCACTTTATCTGCTAACTTCAAGGCTTCTGCTTTAAATTCAGGGGAATGTTTAATTCTAGTTTTCTTAGTTGTCATTGTTCACCTCGTTAGTGATTGTACTCACTTAACTCAGTGTCCAAAACTGCTGGGGCGGATCAGAATGATGGGGGCTCGTTTCAGTTAGTGTAAGTGCTGCTTTTAATTAAATAAAAGAGCTCCTCTCTTACCTCAAGAGCCCAAAATGCTTAATCGACTTTTAGTACTTATTGTACAGCTTCATGTGACCTGTCTTGTCAAAAGACACCACATTAAAGCCTTTGTACTCTTGCCCTGGTCGTGCCATTCCCGGCGAATGCTGCGGCATACTAGGAGCCGCAATTCCTGAAATATTTTCAAGTCTCTCCTCAAGCAAACGTTTGATATCAGACTCAGGAACATGCCCTTCAATCATATAGCCACCAATGACAGCTGTATGGCAGGACATCAGTTGATTAGGCATACCAAACTCTTGTTTGACATCACTCCAATCACGAGCATGGTTAACATTCACTTCATAGCCTTTCTTCTCCATAATTGCAGCCCATTCCTTGCAGCAACCACAAGTAGGCGATTTATAAAGCTCAATAACAGGCTTAGCAAAGACGTTAAAACTCAAAATCAAAGATGAAAGTGCAATAAGTCTCAAATTTTTACTCATAAAGTTACCTAACCAAAATCTATTTTACGTTAATACTGACGGCTTCATCGCCATAACTCAGCTCATATACTCCCTTTTCAGGAAGCCACTCAAAGTACTGAGTTTCATACGGCTCTACACGCAGTGTTAAATGTTTACCAGCCAAAGGGGAGAGATCAATTGACATCGACTCAAACATTTTATTTAGTACCACCAACTGACTCTTCTTGCCGCTATCTATAGAAACTGAGAGTAGCGCCCCCTTGGTACCTTCATACTGTAGTGGTCAACTAAAATTGGCCACGGTTTCAGAGTTTTCCCAATATAATCGTTCTGATTCATTGGGCGTTAGGCCACCGTTATACTGATGCGGCCTGAGTTGGCAGTAATATCCGATAATATAGCGGATGATCTCTTGTTGAGCCTCAGCGAAGCTACGATAACCCACAGTTGGCACCCATTCAGTCTTCAGACTTCTAAAGAAGCGCTCCATTGGCGCATTATCCCAGCAATTTCCTCTGCGAGATAAACTCTGTTTTATTTGAAAACGCCACAGTAATTGGCGGTATTTACGACTGGTATAGTGACTACCTTGATCGCTATGGAACATGACACCTTTAGGCTTACCACGTGACTCATAAGCCATCGAAAGAGCTTTACCTGTTAACCGAGTATCAGGTGATAAAGACATCGACCAACCGATCACTTTACGAGCAAAAAGATCGATAACGACCGCTAAATACATCCACCGATTACCCGTCCAAATATACGTAACATCGCCAACCCAGACTTCATTTGGGGCGGTAACAGCAAACTGACGACCTAAGTGATTTGGAACTTCAATATGCTCTTGTGAAGCCTTTCTGTAACGATGCTTTGGCTCTTGGCAACTCACTAAACCAAGAGTTCTCATCAGTTTTGTCGCTCGGTAACGACTCAGCTTTACGCCCTGGGTTGTAACTATATCTGCAATGGTTCTTGCTCCCGCAGAGCCATTGCTTGCAGTGTGTGCCTCACTAACCAAGCTGCGAAGTTTTACTATTTCAGCATTAATTACCGTTGGGCGTTTAGTAAGCGCACCACAAACCCCACATTCTAATCAGGCTTTGCCCACTCTATGATCACATCTCCAATCCAAAGGAGATGTGACATGAATAAACGACGCACCGATCAAGAATGGCTTTCTCTGATTGAGCAATGCCAAGCCAGTTCGCTTACACAACAAGATTTTTGCCAAAAACACGACATTAGCGTATCGACGTTTTACGCTAAGCGGCAGCAGTTGAGTGTTAACCCATCTCCAACTCAGAGCGGCTTCGTTAAGGCCGAAATTATTGAAAAAACCACCTGTCGCAAGGTGACCCAGACGTCGGTAGCCAACATGACTTTGATAGTAAATAACATCGAATTGAGTATTCCTCAAGGCACGCCACCACACTATCTTGCTGAGTTGATTGGAGCCTTGTCATGAAGCGCATGATGACCGCGCCAGTGGTGTATTTATACCGCGAGTTTGTCGATTTCAGAAAATCTATCAATGGTCTGGCGCTGTTGATTGAATCCGACACCGACCTTGAGCTAGGCTCAGGGGCATTGTTCCTCTTCACCAATAAACAACGCGATAAAATAAAAGTGTTGTATTGGGACCAAACGGGTTATGCGCTCTGGTATAAACGCCTCGAAAAAGCCAAGTTTAAGTGGCCCACGCAAGAGAAAAATACGGTGTTGACCTTAACGCAATTTGACCTCGACAGACTGCTTTCTGGCTTCACAATAATCGGCCATAAATCGGTAAAAATCGACAGTTTTACAATGGGTTAATGGCAATAAAAGTCAGATAAACCAAGCCTTTTTTATCGGTATTCAGTACAATGAATACCATGAAAAAGACGACCCCCGACATCAATCCAGACAGCCAAAACATCGCGGAACTTCAAGCGATGGTGAAGGCGTTGATGTCTGAGCAAGAAGCTTGGCAGCAAAAAGAATCACAATGGCAACAAGAACGCCAATCCTTGATTGAGCAGTTCAAACTGGCACTTGACCGTCAGTTCGCCAAGCGCTCTGAAGCGTTAAAACCGTATAACGAAGCTCAGGGCGACTTCTTTAATGAAGTGGAATGCGAAGCGGAGAACGTCGACGAAGACGTGGTGACCACGACGACCACAACAAAGCGCCGTGGTAAACGCAAGCCATTACCGAAAGACTTACCTCGCGAAACCGTGGTTCTTGACCTGGACGAGCACGATAAACAGTGTCCTTGCTGCCAACATTCTCTGCATCAAATCGGGGAAGACCGTAGCGAGAAACTGGAGTTCACGCCTGCGATACTCAACGTTATCGACTACGTTCGTCCTAAATACGCGTGCCGTCATTGTGAGCAACACAGTGAGACTAACCCAGTTCACCAACAGCCAGTACCCGAAAGCATCATCCCCAAAAGCTTCGCCACAGAAAGCTTGCTGGCCCATATCATCTTAGGTAAATACCAGTACGCCTTGCCGCTGTATCGACAAGAAACCTTGTTCACGCAATCGGGCATCGACTTATCAAGAACCACTATGGCTCGCTGGGTTATCCAAGTGAGCGAGAAGTTCCAACCCTTGTACCAAGCCTTAAAAACGCACTTACTTGAGCAAGTGGTGGTGCATGCTGATGAAACCCCATTGAATGTGCTGCAAGAAGAGAAGCGCAGTTACATGTGGCTTTACTGCTCAGGAGCTGACTCTCCGCAAGCTTGTTTACCGGAGATGAAAAACATCGTCTTGTACGACTATCAAAACAGTCGCGCGAGAGCGTGCCCAATGGACTTCTTGGGCGATTACTCGGGTTACCTGCAAACCGATGGTTATGTGGCGTACGATGGTCTCACTCAAGTGACAAACGTCGGTTGCTTCGCTCATGCTCGCCGTAAGTTCATGGAGGCAAAAAAGCTCCAGGGAAAAGGCAAGACTGGAAAAGTGGATATCGCGCTGGCGAAAATCCAAAAACTTTATGCGCTTGAAGCTCACTTAAAACCGTCGTCAGCCGAAGAGCGTTGGTCAGAGAGACAATCACACGCCAAACCGATATTGGACGACCTGTATCAATGGCTCACGACACAGAAAGTGTTCGAATCCAGCCCACTGGGTAAAGCGATTAAATACACCTTGGGTCAATGGCCAAAGTTGGTGCGTTATGTGGATGATGGGCACGTATCCATCGACAACAATCGAGCAGAGCGTGCGATAAAATCGATGGTCATTGGCCGAAAAAATTGGCTCTTCGCCAACACATCAAGAGGCGCCGATGCTAGCGCATTACTCTATAGCATCATCGAGACGGCTAAAGCCAATGGACTCATTCTCTACGATTACATGGTCAAGTGCATGAAAGAGCTGGCGAAAGCAGAGCCCGACATTGACTCACTTCTTCCGTGGAACTTCTCACACTAAAACGCCCCGTGTGTTCATGGGGCGCTTACGGCGTTTAAGCCAATAGTTATAACTGCTTCGATGAACATTGAAGACTTCGCATAATGTTTTTACGCTGTAGCTCTGCTTGAGTTTCTTGATGATCAAGAATTGTTCAGTGAGTCCGACATCAACAGAGCTGTGGCTTTTTTTAGTATTTCATTATGCTCTTCAAGGCGAGCCAACTTCTTTTTCAATTCCCGAATTTCTATTTGCTCAGGGGTCATAGGAGAAGCTTTCGGTGTTTTCCCTTGGCGCTCTCCTCTAAGTTGGCGAACCCATTTATCCATCGTGGATTTACCCACATTCATGGCTTGGGCTGCTTCAGTCACTGAGTAGTTCTGGTCTAGGACTAACTGCGCTGCTTCTAACTTAAATTCTGCGCTAAATAGTCGTCTTGTGCGTTTTGTCATAGTGTCACCTGTTAACTTATGAGGTGATGATATCACCTCTAACTAAGTGACCAAATTCACTATGCCACTACATACATCCAATCCACTAATTGAAACGTTCCAAGATACTCCATGTATTCTGCTAGATTTATCTTATCTTGTTCACTTAGTGCGTCGCCTAAAAGCTTCATTGTTTGTTCATGCTCTAGGCTGTATTTCAGGTCATTTAAGGAGTTACCTCTGATATTCCCACCAACGTTACCTCCCCCTTGACCATAAAGCCCATGACACGCAATACATCCATATCCCCCTACAGTACGAAAAGTCGACTCACCGGCTGAAATTGAGCCTTCCGACGCATAGGAGAATAAGCTCACACTAAACATCCCCACTAGCATGAATGAACGCTTTAACATCATCAGATTCCTTTATAGCGCCTATAAACTCACTTTTTTAATCATGCCTGCTTCTGCATGCCCTGGAATATTGCATGCAAATTCAACCTTGCTATCCCCGTGGAAGTGCCAAAACAACTGCTTAGCTTTACCCGGTTTTACTGTAACTGCATTCCCAGAATCATGCATATGATGAGGCATTTTCTTCATCATTTCTCGATGTTCAAGTTGCTCTTTCGCTGAACCAATAGTGAACTCGTGATCAATCTTGCCAGCATTCATAACCACAAATTGAACTACATCATTCGGTTCAATTTGTACTTCTTTTTTGAACTTGATTGTCATGTCATCTGCCAACACAACATGGACCACTTTATCTGGCTTTGCACCTGTTGCTGGCATACCAACATCCAACATTCCCTCCATATTCATCATAGAGTGATCCATTTTTGAATGGTCCATATCTCCATTATTCATATTACTGTGGTCCATGCTCTCACGGTTCATAGAACCGTGGTCCATCTTTGAATGATCTATCTCTGCCATAGCTGACGCTGCTGTCATTGAAAGTAATACGGCTAGTAGTGTCTTTTTCATGGTTATATTCCTTACTATTTCATTAATAAGTTTACGGGCTAAGTTCGTTCTTAGCCCGTATGTGTGTTTAGTGGTGTTTGAGTTCGCGTATTTTCCAAACCTTGAAAATCGCAGGAATAACGAGAAGTGTTAGTAACAGAGCTGAGGCCATGCCACCAATCATCGGTGCTGCGATACGCTGCATTACCTCAGAGCCAGTGCCCTCACCGTACATGATTGGGATAAGACCGATGATCACCGTAAGAACCGTCATCATTACCGGACGAACACGTAATCCAGCTCCCTCTCGAATCGAGCTACTCAAATCATCTACATTCAGTGATTTGCTCTGTTCTTGGGCATCCAGTTTGGTGTAGTGCCATGCTTGGTTGAGATACACCAACATGATGACCCCGATCTCGACGGCAACCCCAGCCAAAGCAATAAAGCCAACGCCCACCGCGATAGAGAAATTGTAGCCAAGGTAATACATCAACCACAGCCCCCCAACCATGGCTAACGGTAGAGTTAGCATGATGATCATCACTTCACCAATACGGCGGAAACTCAAGTAAAGCAAAAGCATAATGATGGCAATCGTAATAGGCACCACGACAACTAAGCGCTCTTTCGCTCGCTCCATGTACTCATATTGGCCTGACCAAGCAAGTGAATAGCCAGCTGGCATATCAAGTTGTTTTGCAACCGCCTGCTTTGCCTCTTCAACGTAAGAGCCTAAGTCTCTGCCATCAATATCAACAAACACCCAACCATTTGGACGAGCATTCTCTGTTTTAATCATTGGTGGACCATCTTCATAGCGAATATCGGCAACATCAACTAAAGCAATTCTAGCGCCACTTGGGGTAACCAATGGTAATTGCTGTAGCTTAACGACTGAATCACGATAGCCTTGAGGGTAGCGAACATTAATTGGGTAACGCTCGAGGCCTTCAATCGTTTCACCAATGTTCATGCCACCTACTGCGGTAGAAACAACTTGTTGGATCTCCTTAATGCTAAGAGCGTAGCGAGCTGCAGCTTTGCGATTGATATCAATAGTCACATAGCGACCACCAGCAACACGCTCTGCATATACAGATGCAGTGCCTGTAATGTTGTTTAGGATA of Vibrio zhugei contains these proteins:
- the tnpB gene encoding IS66 family insertion sequence element accessory protein TnpB (TnpB, as the term is used for proteins encoded by IS66 family insertion elements, is considered an accessory protein, since TnpC, encoded by a neighboring gene, is a DDE family transposase.) yields the protein MKRMMTAPVVYLYREFVDFRKSINGLALLIESDTDLELGSGALFLFTNKQRDKIKVLYWDQTGYALWYKRLEKAKFKWPTQEKNTVLTLTQFDLDRLLSGFTIIGHKSVKIDSFTMG
- a CDS encoding DUF411 domain-containing protein; amino-acid sequence: MSKNLRLIALSSLILSFNVFAKPVIELYKSPTCGCCKEWAAIMEKKGYEVNVNHARDWSDVKQEFGMPNQLMSCHTAVIGGYMIEGHVPESDIKRLLEERLENISGIAAPSMPQHSPGMARPGQEYKGFNVVSFDKTGHMKLYNKY
- the tnpC gene encoding IS66 family transposase; amino-acid sequence: MKKTTPDINPDSQNIAELQAMVKALMSEQEAWQQKESQWQQERQSLIEQFKLALDRQFAKRSEALKPYNEAQGDFFNEVECEAENVDEDVVTTTTTTKRRGKRKPLPKDLPRETVVLDLDEHDKQCPCCQHSLHQIGEDRSEKLEFTPAILNVIDYVRPKYACRHCEQHSETNPVHQQPVPESIIPKSFATESLLAHIILGKYQYALPLYRQETLFTQSGIDLSRTTMARWVIQVSEKFQPLYQALKTHLLEQVVVHADETPLNVLQEEKRSYMWLYCSGADSPQACLPEMKNIVLYDYQNSRARACPMDFLGDYSGYLQTDGYVAYDGLTQVTNVGCFAHARRKFMEAKKLQGKGKTGKVDIALAKIQKLYALEAHLKPSSAEERWSERQSHAKPILDDLYQWLTTQKVFESSPLGKAIKYTLGQWPKLVRYVDDGHVSIDNNRAERAIKSMVIGRKNWLFANTSRGADASALLYSIIETAKANGLILYDYMVKCMKELAKAEPDIDSLLPWNFSH
- a CDS encoding AI-2E family transporter, whose amino-acid sequence is MLELVQNWYRRRFSDPNAVSLLAVLIVGFVTIYFFGHLIAPLLVAVVLAYLLEWPVMHLQRWRLPRTPAVILVLLAFIGLMLFALFGLVPTIWKQVANLVNDIPSMYTDLQRSVMSIPKRYPELANLDIVEPLMDNAKNKALMFGESALKGSLSSLISIATLAVYLILVPLLVFFILKDKQQMLRGFGRIMPRNRVLAAQVWSEMNEQISNYIRGKALEIVIVGVATYITFAVLDLRYAVLLAVAVGASVLIPYIGAAVVTVPVAIVGLFQWGLTPEFYTMMIVYGIVQIIDGNVIVPILFSEAVNLHPVAIIAAVLIFGGLWGFWGVFFAIPLATLVKAVWHALPAFEDSGYHSPTEE
- the copI gene encoding copper-resistant cuproprotein CopI: MKKTLLAVLLSMTAASAMAEIDHSKMDHGSMNRESMDHSNMNNGDMDHSKMDHSMMNMEGMLDVGMPATGAKPDKVVHVVLADDMTIKFKKEVQIEPNDVVQFVVMNAGKIDHEFTIGSAKEQLEHREMMKKMPHHMHDSGNAVTVKPGKAKQLFWHFHGDSKVEFACNIPGHAEAGMIKKVSL
- a CDS encoding IS4 family transposase, which codes for MFLRQALNQVHKFSAEQLSGLSDLLSPELISQCLEDTGITTVRRRRLPMEMMVWSVVGMSLYRHLSMEKVVSKLDILLPGKKPFVAPSAVIQARQRLGSDVMKSVFTQTQKIWHDKTPHPDWHGLTLHAVDGVVWRTPDTKENGETFSRTRNQKCSSEYPQVRMVCHMELTSHLLNSASFDSTSTSEVDLTTELIEQSPDNSLTIFDRGFYALGLLHRWQTTGTERHWLIPMRKGAQYTTLRQLGRGQELVELTLSPQAKKKWHDAPETLEARLITKTIKGKEVRLLTSMTDPLRYPGQDIAELYSHRWEIELGYREMKQYMLQNTLTLRSKKPELVEQELWGMLLAYNLLRFLMCQMAYDQNKVMPYQIGFKQASLFLIGQLQQLPSVAPGRVPEVMNYILDMAESFTLPERRERSYPRAVKRRPSRYATRPSKRC
- the tnpA gene encoding IS66 family insertion sequence element accessory protein TnpA translates to MNKRRTDQEWLSLIEQCQASSLTQQDFCQKHDISVSTFYAKRQQLSVNPSPTQSGFVKAEIIEKTTCRKVTQTSVANMTLIVNNIELSIPQGTPPHYLAELIGALS